Proteins from a genomic interval of Pseudomonas paeninsulae:
- a CDS encoding DNA polymerase III subunit chi, with product MDTPKPPQKPTHLLDDLESIRQLLGDENLDPPLLTDTIDPDSIPLLSDIVTPPPAPVAEPVPLPQAATLHSSIEQTFSRDSDMNRLDNELRAAAELILQDVIDDFVPQIEAELKRRLQARLSRLLPPRK from the coding sequence ATGGACACGCCAAAACCACCGCAAAAACCCACCCACCTGCTGGACGACCTCGAGTCGATCCGCCAGCTGCTGGGCGACGAAAACCTCGATCCGCCACTGCTGACCGATACGATCGATCCGGACAGCATCCCCCTGCTCTCGGACATCGTCACCCCGCCGCCCGCACCAGTCGCCGAGCCCGTTCCGCTGCCGCAGGCCGCGACCCTGCACAGCAGCATCGAGCAAACCTTCAGCCGCGACAGCGACATGAACCGCCTGGATAACGAACTGCGCGCCGCCGCCGAGCTGATTCTGCAGGATGTAATCGACGACTTCGTGCCGCAGATCGAGGCCGAGCTCAAGCGCCGCCTGCAAGCCCGCCTGAGTCGCCTGCTGCCGCCGCGTAAATAG
- a CDS encoding ABC transporter permease produces the protein MMLPLWGNRVIPVLALMALALLWSLDFVSIQPNRIAPGNGLGLLAAVGLTWALSLTAALLACALLALRPQYPAYWPILMMVLLLLLQLPLSLAWSIERHIGADMPYARVGLGAGYWSLLFLLGLLLIELQQRLRLARAWLLGSGVALALLLWLLAPPDWLEPLALLREYRSRRSQFAAALSSHLGLVGGAVGLSLLLGSVIALLLQRYPGAQKGSIGLLSFIQTIPSLALFGLLIAPLSYLSAQFPLLQQLNIRGIGWAPALLALIAYSLLPIVRNTCVALQEVEAAVIESARGMGMSPTQVFLQVRLPLAMPLIIEGVRVTSIQAIGLTAVAALIGAGGFGTFIFQGLGQSAMDLIILGALPIIVLALLADSLFSLLAERFSTGVSR, from the coding sequence ATGATGCTGCCACTGTGGGGCAATAGAGTCATTCCTGTGCTGGCGCTGATGGCGCTGGCACTGCTGTGGAGCCTGGATTTCGTCAGCATTCAGCCCAACCGCATCGCCCCGGGCAATGGCCTGGGGCTGCTGGCGGCTGTGGGGCTGACGTGGGCGTTGTCGCTAACGGCGGCGTTGCTGGCGTGTGCGTTGCTGGCGCTGCGCCCGCAGTATCCGGCCTACTGGCCGATCCTGATGATGGTGTTGCTGCTGTTGCTGCAATTACCCCTGAGCCTGGCCTGGAGCATCGAGCGCCATATCGGTGCGGACATGCCCTATGCGCGGGTTGGTCTAGGCGCGGGTTACTGGAGCCTGCTGTTCCTGCTGGGGTTGCTGTTGATCGAGCTGCAACAGCGCCTGCGTCTCGCGCGTGCCTGGCTGCTCGGCAGCGGCGTCGCCCTGGCCCTGCTGCTGTGGTTGCTGGCCCCGCCGGATTGGCTGGAGCCGTTGGCGTTGTTGCGTGAGTACCGCTCACGCCGCAGCCAATTTGCCGCGGCCTTGTCTAGCCATCTGGGCCTGGTCGGTGGAGCCGTGGGGCTGAGCTTGCTCTTGGGCAGTGTCATCGCCCTGTTGCTGCAACGTTATCCCGGGGCGCAAAAGGGCAGTATCGGCCTGCTGAGTTTTATCCAGACCATTCCCAGCCTGGCCCTGTTTGGCCTGCTGATCGCGCCGCTGAGCTACCTGTCTGCGCAGTTTCCCTTGCTGCAGCAGCTGAATATCCGCGGGATCGGCTGGGCGCCGGCACTGCTTGCCTTGATCGCCTACAGCCTGCTGCCGATTGTGCGCAATACCTGCGTCGCCCTGCAGGAAGTCGAGGCTGCTGTCATCGAGTCCGCCCGCGGCATGGGCATGAGCCCCACCCAGGTGTTCCTGCAGGTACGCCTGCCACTGGCCATGCCACTGATCATCGAAGGCGTGCGGGTTACCAGCATCCAGGCAATCGGCCTGACGGCAGTCGCCGCGCTGATAGGCGCGGGCGGTTTTGGCACCTTTATCTTCCAGGGCCTGGGGCAGTCGGCGATGGATCTGATCATCCTCGGCGCCTTGCCCATCATCGTCCTGGCGCTGCTGGCGGACAGCCTGTTCAGTCTGTTGGCAGAACGCTTTTCCACTGGAGTGAGTCGATGA
- a CDS encoding winged helix-turn-helix domain-containing protein, producing MDVSKTKTSFYRRLYVAWLIDSDTACSVPALMEATGMPRRTAQDTLAALADLDIDCVFVQQEGERNNAGHYLIRDWGAINPQWIATNLAQIKGILGYP from the coding sequence ATGGATGTCAGCAAGACCAAAACCAGCTTCTACCGCCGCCTCTATGTGGCCTGGCTGATCGATAGTGACACGGCCTGCAGCGTGCCGGCCTTGATGGAGGCCACCGGCATGCCTCGGCGTACCGCCCAGGACACGCTGGCGGCACTCGCCGATCTGGATATCGACTGCGTCTTCGTCCAGCAAGAGGGCGAGCGCAACAACGCCGGGCATTACCTCATTCGTGACTGGGGCGCGATCAACCCACAATGGATCGCGACCAACCTGGCGCAGATCAAGGGCATACTCGGTTATCCCTGA
- a CDS encoding VTT domain-containing protein produces MRSSHRLLGVIGFLLGLFLLFEALGIRAQFSLEALQNLILMHPVIGLLLFILLFALGNLIQIPGWIFLAAAVLALGRVYGGIATYLAAIVSCVLTFLTIRYLGGNALRELDNRLAQRLLAGLDRHPLWSIIALRTLFQTVPALNYTLALSGVPFRTYLLGTLLGLPLPIALYCLFFDYLAMWLNIA; encoded by the coding sequence ATGCGCAGCTCCCACCGACTGTTAGGCGTAATCGGGTTTCTCCTGGGCCTGTTCCTGCTGTTCGAAGCACTGGGCATCCGTGCGCAGTTCAGCCTGGAAGCCCTACAGAACTTGATTCTGATGCACCCAGTCATCGGCCTGCTGCTGTTCATCCTGCTGTTCGCCCTGGGCAACCTGATCCAGATTCCCGGCTGGATCTTCCTCGCCGCCGCGGTGCTGGCGCTCGGGCGGGTCTATGGCGGCATTGCCACCTACCTGGCCGCCATCGTTTCCTGCGTGCTGACCTTCCTGACCATTCGCTACCTGGGCGGCAACGCCCTGCGTGAACTGGATAACCGCCTGGCACAACGCCTACTGGCCGGCCTGGATCGGCATCCGTTGTGGAGCATCATCGCCCTGCGCACGCTGTTCCAGACGGTGCCGGCGCTGAACTACACCCTCGCCCTGTCCGGCGTGCCTTTTCGTACCTACCTGCTCGGCACCCTGCTTGGCCTGCCACTGCCGATCGCACTGTACTGCCTGTTTTTCGATTACCTGGCGATGTGGCTGAATATCGCTTAG
- the rlmF gene encoding 23S rRNA (adenine(1618)-N(6))-methyltransferase RlmF: MTSPTKRPSRKPSTPRPPLPARPDAAKGQLHPRNRHQGRYDFPALIKASPELAAFVIINPYGKESIDFANPAAVRVFNRALLKQFYGISHWDIPADYLCPPIPGRADYLHYLADLLASSNGGEIPRGAQVRALDIGVGANCIYPLLGNREYAWQFLGSDIDSNAIAAAKTIVQANPGLRDAIELRQQTDGAHILQGLLQADERFDLSLCNPPFHANAEEASSSSTRKWRNLGKLDPKRKLPVLNFGGQAAELWCQGGEAGFVSRLIKESAQHAQQVLWFTSLISKASNLPGVYSALKQAGALEVRTVEMAQGQKQSRFVAWTFLTAAQQQSWRKARWTPITSGA, encoded by the coding sequence ATGACATCGCCGACCAAACGCCCCAGCCGTAAACCATCCACGCCGCGCCCTCCTTTGCCGGCCAGGCCCGATGCCGCCAAGGGCCAGTTGCACCCGCGCAACCGCCACCAGGGTCGCTACGACTTTCCCGCACTGATCAAGGCCAGCCCGGAGCTGGCGGCATTCGTGATCATCAACCCCTATGGCAAGGAGAGCATCGACTTCGCCAACCCGGCGGCGGTCAGGGTGTTCAATCGGGCGCTGCTCAAACAGTTCTACGGCATCAGCCATTGGGATATCCCGGCGGATTACCTGTGCCCGCCGATTCCTGGGCGCGCCGACTATCTGCATTACCTGGCCGATCTGCTGGCGAGCAGCAATGGCGGCGAGATACCGCGGGGCGCCCAGGTGCGCGCACTGGACATCGGCGTCGGCGCCAACTGCATCTACCCACTGCTGGGCAACCGCGAATATGCCTGGCAGTTTCTCGGTTCGGACATCGACAGCAACGCTATTGCTGCGGCCAAGACCATCGTGCAAGCCAACCCGGGGCTCAGAGATGCCATCGAACTGCGCCAGCAGACCGATGGCGCGCATATTCTCCAGGGCCTGCTGCAAGCCGACGAACGCTTCGACCTGAGTCTGTGCAATCCGCCGTTCCACGCCAACGCCGAGGAAGCCAGCAGCAGCAGCACGCGCAAATGGCGCAACCTGGGCAAGCTCGACCCAAAGCGCAAACTGCCCGTATTGAATTTTGGCGGTCAGGCGGCGGAGTTGTGGTGCCAGGGCGGCGAAGCAGGCTTTGTCAGCCGTTTGATCAAGGAAAGTGCCCAGCATGCCCAGCAGGTATTGTGGTTCACCAGCCTGATTTCCAAGGCGAGCAACCTGCCCGGCGTTTACAGCGCCTTGAAACAAGCCGGCGCGCTCGAAGTGCGCACCGTGGAAATGGCCCAGGGGCAGAAGCAGAGCCGCTTCGTCGCCTGGACCTTTCTAACCGCCGCACAGCAGCAGAGCTGGCGAAAAGCCCGGTGGACACCAATAACCAGCGGTGCGTAG
- a CDS encoding ABC transporter permease, producing the protein MSTLGLLRGGGWQPLLWLALLLAAALGLAELEGLFRLIEPDSRTVIYGRAAFIDLLGSHLLLVALAAGVSSLVGVGAAIMVTRRWGADFLPLVSQLASIGQTIPPVAVLALAVPALGFGSGPTLFALMLYGLLPILRNSLAGLRGIDPAVLEAARGMGMAPLQVLWQVELPLALNVILAGIRTSVTINIATAAIGSTIGASTLGDPVISGLVIGNTAFILQGAILIGLLAVAVDSLFEQLQRCTPGA; encoded by the coding sequence GTGAGCACACTCGGACTGCTACGTGGTGGCGGCTGGCAGCCGTTGCTGTGGCTGGCCTTGTTGCTGGCGGCGGCACTGGGGCTGGCCGAGCTGGAGGGATTGTTTCGCCTGATCGAGCCGGACAGCCGCACGGTGATCTACGGCCGCGCCGCCTTCATCGACCTGCTTGGCAGCCATCTACTGCTGGTGGCGCTGGCGGCCGGCGTCTCCAGCCTGGTCGGGGTGGGCGCGGCGATCATGGTGACCCGGCGCTGGGGCGCGGATTTTCTGCCGCTGGTCAGCCAGCTCGCCTCGATCGGCCAGACCATACCGCCGGTAGCGGTGCTGGCCCTGGCGGTGCCGGCGCTCGGCTTCGGCAGCGGGCCGACGTTGTTCGCCCTGATGCTCTATGGCCTGCTGCCGATTCTGCGCAACAGCCTGGCGGGCTTGCGCGGCATCGATCCGGCGGTGCTGGAGGCGGCGCGCGGTATGGGCATGGCGCCGCTGCAGGTGCTCTGGCAGGTGGAGTTGCCGTTGGCCTTGAACGTTATCCTGGCCGGTATTCGCACCTCGGTGACTATCAACATCGCCACCGCGGCCATCGGCTCCACTATCGGCGCCAGCACCCTGGGTGATCCGGTGATCTCGGGGCTGGTCATCGGCAATACGGCCTTTATTCTACAGGGTGCCATCCTGATCGGCCTGCTGGCCGTGGCGGTCGACAGCCTGTTCGAGCAGCTGCAACGCTGTACGCCTGGAGCCTAG
- the nhaD gene encoding sodium:proton antiporter NhaD — protein MYAYMLMALIFVLGYLCIALEHPLKIDKAASAILTAVICWTVLVLGAESILPALAEGASHEVTTELRHHLGEISEILFFLMGAMTIVELIDAHEGFKVITDRIRTNKRIHLLWMVGFITFFLSAALDNLTTTIVMVSLLRKLIKDKHERWFFLGIVVVAANAGGAWSPIGDVTTTMLWIGNQITASGIVAQLFIPSLVCLLVPLLAVSLTMKGEFERPLVKPTKEERRDPTTAFERNLVFILGIGALVFVPVFKTVTHLPPYMGILFGLGILWVVTEVLHRGKNEEDKHPLSVVGVLRKIDTTSVLFFLGILLAVSSLATAGHLTQVATALKDSLGNVYAINIAIGLLSSVVDNVPLVAGAMKMYPLISPDTLAVAGGDSGWLGNFVVNGTFWEMLAYCAGTGGSCLIIGSAAGVAAMGMEKINFIWYLKKISWLALIGYLAGAATYIGIATLA, from the coding sequence ATGTATGCTTACATGCTTATGGCCTTGATCTTCGTGCTCGGCTATTTATGCATCGCCCTCGAACACCCACTTAAAATCGACAAAGCCGCCTCGGCCATCCTTACCGCCGTCATCTGTTGGACGGTACTGGTACTGGGTGCCGAGAGCATCCTCCCCGCGTTGGCGGAAGGCGCGTCCCACGAAGTCACAACCGAACTGCGCCATCACCTCGGCGAAATATCGGAGATCCTGTTCTTCCTGATGGGCGCCATGACCATCGTCGAGCTGATCGACGCCCATGAAGGCTTCAAGGTCATCACCGACCGCATCCGCACCAATAAGCGCATCCACCTGCTGTGGATGGTTGGCTTCATCACCTTCTTCCTCTCCGCCGCGCTGGACAACCTGACCACCACCATCGTCATGGTTTCCCTGCTGCGCAAGCTGATCAAGGACAAGCACGAGCGCTGGTTCTTCCTCGGCATCGTAGTGGTCGCCGCCAACGCCGGCGGCGCCTGGTCGCCAATCGGCGACGTGACCACCACCATGTTGTGGATCGGCAACCAGATCACCGCCAGCGGCATCGTCGCCCAATTGTTCATCCCCAGCCTGGTCTGTCTGCTGGTACCGCTGCTGGCGGTGAGCCTGACCATGAAGGGCGAATTCGAACGCCCGCTGGTGAAACCAACCAAGGAAGAACGTCGCGACCCGACCACCGCATTCGAGCGTAACCTGGTGTTCATCCTCGGTATCGGCGCCCTGGTATTCGTGCCGGTATTCAAGACCGTCACCCACCTGCCGCCGTATATGGGCATCCTGTTCGGCCTCGGCATTCTCTGGGTGGTCACCGAAGTGCTGCACCGCGGCAAGAACGAAGAGGACAAACATCCTCTGTCGGTAGTCGGCGTACTGCGCAAGATCGACACCACCAGCGTGCTGTTCTTCCTCGGCATCCTGCTCGCCGTCTCCAGCCTGGCCACCGCCGGTCATCTGACCCAGGTCGCCACCGCGCTGAAAGATAGTCTGGGCAATGTCTACGCCATCAACATCGCCATCGGCCTGCTGTCCTCGGTGGTCGACAACGTGCCGCTGGTGGCGGGCGCCATGAAGATGTACCCGCTGATCAGCCCCGATACTCTGGCGGTGGCCGGCGGCGACAGCGGCTGGCTCGGCAACTTCGTGGTGAATGGCACCTTCTGGGAAATGCTGGCCTACTGTGCGGGTACCGGCGGTAGCTGCCTGATCATCGGCTCGGCGGCCGGCGTGGCAGCCATGGGCATGGAAAAGATCAACTTCATCTGGTACCTGAAGAAGATCAGCTGGCTGGCCCTGATCGGCTACCTGGCAGGTGCGGCGACCTATATCGGTATCGCCACCCTGGCCTGA
- a CDS encoding ABC transporter ATP-binding protein: MIELSNVSKLFGQTQAVDDISLTVQTGELCVLVGTSGCGKSTTLRMINRLIAHSAGSIRIDGRDIEQIDPQQLRRGIGYAIQSTGLFPHWTVARNIAVVPRLLGWPAERVRQRVEELLQLLELTPAEFADKYPSQLSGGQAQRVGVARALAGDPDILLMDEPFGALDPITRESLQNELLRIQQQVRKTIVFVTHDMDEALKLANRIVVMDKGRIVQQDSPQALLGKPANAFVENLLGGQERGLKQAGLLRVDTLMQALATPVVPAAGPTLKDSDSLRQALSLMLWHRCSSLPVVDTQGLQVGVLQLDALMNRAQ; the protein is encoded by the coding sequence ATGATCGAGCTGAGTAATGTCAGCAAGCTGTTTGGCCAGACCCAGGCGGTGGACGATATCTCCCTGACCGTGCAAACCGGCGAACTGTGTGTGCTGGTCGGTACCTCGGGCTGTGGCAAGTCGACCACCTTGCGCATGATCAATCGCCTGATCGCGCATTCGGCTGGCAGCATCCGCATCGATGGCCGGGACATCGAGCAGATCGATCCGCAACAGCTACGCCGCGGCATCGGCTATGCGATCCAGAGCACCGGCCTGTTTCCACACTGGACGGTGGCGCGCAACATCGCCGTGGTGCCGCGCCTGCTCGGTTGGCCGGCCGAACGGGTGCGTCAGCGGGTCGAGGAGTTGCTGCAGTTGCTCGAGCTGACTCCGGCCGAGTTTGCCGACAAGTACCCCAGCCAGCTGTCCGGCGGCCAGGCCCAGCGGGTCGGCGTGGCCCGCGCCCTGGCCGGCGACCCGGACATCCTGCTGATGGACGAACCCTTCGGCGCACTCGACCCGATTACCCGTGAAAGCCTGCAGAACGAGCTGTTGCGCATCCAGCAGCAGGTGCGCAAGACCATCGTCTTCGTCACCCATGACATGGACGAGGCGCTCAAGTTGGCCAACCGTATCGTGGTGATGGACAAGGGCCGGATCGTCCAGCAGGACAGTCCGCAGGCGCTGCTGGGCAAACCGGCCAATGCCTTTGTCGAGAACCTGCTCGGCGGCCAGGAGCGCGGCCTGAAGCAGGCCGGGCTGTTGCGCGTCGATACCCTGATGCAGGCGCTGGCCACGCCTGTCGTGCCCGCCGCTGGGCCCACGCTCAAAGACTCGGACAGCCTGCGCCAGGCGTTGTCGCTGATGCTCTGGCATCGCTGCAGCAGCTTGCCGGTGGTCGATACGCAGGGTCTGCAGGTCGGTGTGCTGCAGCTGGATGCGCTGATGAACCGAGCCCAGTGA
- the osmF gene encoding glycine betaine ABC transporter substrate-binding protein OsmF: MSLLGKLLGRVLSVLALWGVMAAAQAQPNVVVASKIDTEGAVLGQLIYQALKRGGVPVEDRTQLGATNIVRSALIAGEVGIYPEYTGNGAFFFDSADSGLWKDAEQGYAKVKELDLAANQLVWLQPANANNTWAMSVRGDLARAHDLKTLDDLARYLTEGGDFKFAASAEFVESPTALPAFQEAYGFKLASEQLLILAGGNTAATIRAASLQTNGVNAAMTYGTDGGLNALDLLVLDDTRGVQPVYQPAPVVRADVLEAYPQIAALLQPVFAALDLQTLQRLNGEVAVQGAEPAQVAAAFLDNLGQ; encoded by the coding sequence ATGTCTTTATTAGGCAAGCTACTGGGTCGTGTGCTGTCAGTGCTGGCGCTGTGGGGCGTAATGGCTGCTGCCCAGGCGCAGCCAAACGTGGTGGTCGCCTCCAAGATCGACACCGAGGGCGCGGTGCTGGGACAGTTGATCTATCAGGCGCTCAAGCGTGGCGGGGTGCCGGTTGAAGATCGCACCCAGCTCGGCGCCACCAATATCGTGCGCAGTGCGCTGATCGCCGGTGAGGTCGGTATCTACCCGGAGTACACCGGCAATGGCGCGTTCTTTTTCGACAGCGCCGACAGCGGCCTGTGGAAAGACGCCGAGCAGGGCTACGCCAAGGTCAAGGAATTGGATCTTGCCGCCAACCAGCTGGTCTGGCTCCAGCCTGCCAATGCCAACAACACCTGGGCGATGAGTGTGCGCGGCGACCTGGCACGCGCCCACGATCTGAAGACGCTGGATGATCTGGCCCGCTACCTGACAGAGGGCGGCGACTTCAAGTTCGCCGCCAGCGCCGAGTTCGTCGAGTCACCAACGGCGCTCCCGGCGTTCCAGGAGGCCTATGGCTTCAAACTTGCGTCCGAGCAGCTGCTGATCCTCGCTGGCGGCAATACCGCGGCGACCATCCGCGCCGCGTCGTTGCAGACCAACGGCGTCAATGCGGCCATGACCTACGGCACCGATGGTGGGTTGAACGCCTTGGATCTGCTGGTACTGGACGACACCCGCGGCGTGCAGCCGGTCTATCAGCCAGCGCCCGTGGTGCGCGCGGATGTACTCGAGGCCTATCCGCAGATCGCCGCACTGCTCCAGCCGGTCTTCGCCGCCCTGGATCTGCAGACCCTGCAGCGGCTCAATGGCGAGGTGGCGGTGCAGGGCGCCGAGCCGGCGCAAGTGGCGGCAGCGTTCCTCGACAACCTGGGCCAATGA
- a CDS encoding valine--tRNA ligase: MDKTYQPHAIETALYQNWEANNYFAPQGSGQPYTIMIPPPNVTGSLHMGHGFNNSIMDALIRFRRMQGRKTLWQPGTDHAGIATQMVVERQLAAEGISRHDLGRDKFLEKVWEWKEESGGNITRQIRRLGSSVDWSRERFTMDDGLSEAVKEAFVRLHEDGLIYRGKRLVNWDTKLHTAISDLEVENHDEKGKLWNLRYPLADGNTTVDGKDYLIVATTRPETMLGDSAVAVNPNDERYQALIGTFVELPLVGRRIPIIADDYCDPEFGTGCVKITPSHDFNDYEVGKRHNLPLLNIFDKDAAVLATAQVFNVDGSVNSEVDGSLPAEYAGLDRFVARKQIVTAFESLGLLESIDDHALKVPKGDRSGTIIEPWLTDQWYVSTKPLAEPAIKAVEDGAIQFVPKQYENMYFSWMRDIQDWCISRQLWWGHRIPAWYDEAGKVYVGRDEAEVRAKHNLGEVKLRQDEDVLDTWFSSGLWTFSTLGWPQQTEFLKTFHPTDVLVTGFDIIFFWVARMIMLTMHLVKNDDGTPQVPFKTVYVHGLVRDGQGQKMSKSKGNVLDPLDIIDGIDLDSLLVKRTSGMMQPKLAEKIAKQTRAEFPEGIAAYGTDALRFTNLALASTGRDIKFDMGRVEGYRNFCNKIWNAANFVLENTDGQDTGINDESVELSSVDRWIISALQRTEVEVTRQLDAFRFDLAAQALYEFIWDEYCAWYLELVKPVLWDENASVERQRGTRRTLIRVLEVAMRLAHPFMPFITEEIWQRIKLQAGRSQGGERAETLMLQAWPVANESRIDAAAEGDIEWVKQLMLGLRQIRGEMKISMAKRIDIILQNASDEDQRRLADNLPLLNKLAKLESVRVLGASEEAPMSATALVGDMQVLVPMAGLIDKDAELARLDKEIQRLDGEVKRVGGKLSNQGFVAKAPAEVLDKERAKLAEAEQALGRLAEQRERIASL, encoded by the coding sequence ATGGACAAGACCTACCAGCCGCACGCCATTGAAACCGCCCTGTACCAAAACTGGGAGGCGAACAATTATTTCGCCCCACAGGGTTCGGGCCAGCCTTACACCATCATGATCCCGCCGCCGAACGTCACCGGCAGCCTGCACATGGGCCATGGTTTCAATAACTCGATCATGGATGCGCTGATCCGTTTCCGCCGCATGCAGGGTCGCAAAACCCTGTGGCAACCAGGCACCGACCATGCCGGCATCGCCACCCAGATGGTGGTCGAGCGGCAACTGGCCGCAGAGGGCATCAGCCGCCACGACCTGGGCCGGGACAAATTCCTCGAAAAAGTCTGGGAATGGAAGGAAGAGTCCGGCGGCAACATCACCCGGCAGATCCGCCGCCTGGGAAGTTCGGTGGACTGGTCGCGCGAGCGCTTCACCATGGACGACGGCCTGTCCGAAGCGGTCAAGGAGGCCTTCGTGCGCCTGCACGAAGACGGCCTGATCTATCGCGGCAAGCGCCTGGTCAACTGGGACACCAAGCTGCACACGGCGATTTCCGACCTGGAAGTGGAAAACCACGACGAGAAAGGCAAGCTGTGGAACCTGCGCTACCCGCTGGCGGACGGCAACACCACGGTTGACGGCAAGGACTACCTGATCGTCGCCACCACCCGCCCGGAAACCATGCTCGGCGACAGCGCCGTCGCGGTAAATCCCAACGACGAACGCTATCAGGCGCTGATCGGCACCTTCGTCGAGCTGCCATTGGTTGGCCGACGCATCCCGATTATCGCCGACGACTATTGCGATCCAGAGTTCGGCACCGGCTGCGTGAAAATCACCCCGTCCCATGATTTCAACGACTACGAAGTCGGCAAGCGTCACAACCTGCCGCTGCTCAACATCTTCGACAAAGACGCCGCCGTGCTCGCGACGGCCCAGGTGTTCAATGTCGACGGCAGCGTCAACAGCGAAGTCGATGGCAGCCTGCCCGCCGAATACGCCGGCCTGGATCGCTTTGTCGCGCGCAAACAGATAGTCACTGCGTTTGAATCCCTCGGCCTGCTGGAAAGCATCGACGACCATGCGCTGAAAGTGCCGAAAGGCGACCGCTCCGGCACCATCATCGAGCCTTGGCTGACCGACCAGTGGTACGTCTCCACCAAGCCGCTGGCCGAGCCTGCGATAAAAGCCGTGGAAGACGGCGCGATCCAGTTCGTGCCAAAGCAGTACGAGAACATGTACTTCAGCTGGATGCGCGACATCCAGGACTGGTGCATCAGCCGCCAGCTGTGGTGGGGCCACCGCATCCCGGCCTGGTACGACGAAGCCGGCAAGGTTTACGTCGGCCGCGACGAAGCCGAAGTGCGCGCCAAGCACAACCTCGGCGAGGTCAAGTTGCGCCAGGACGAAGACGTCCTCGACACCTGGTTCAGTTCCGGCCTGTGGACCTTCTCCACCCTCGGCTGGCCGCAGCAGACCGAATTCCTCAAGACCTTCCACCCCACCGACGTGCTGGTCACCGGTTTCGACATCATCTTCTTCTGGGTCGCGCGGATGATCATGCTGACCATGCACCTGGTGAAGAACGACGACGGCACGCCGCAAGTCCCGTTCAAGACCGTCTACGTGCATGGCCTGGTGCGTGATGGCCAGGGCCAGAAAATGTCCAAGTCGAAGGGCAACGTGCTCGACCCGCTGGACATCATCGACGGCATCGACCTCGACAGCCTGCTGGTCAAACGCACCAGCGGCATGATGCAGCCCAAACTGGCGGAGAAAATCGCCAAGCAGACCCGCGCCGAATTCCCCGAGGGCATCGCCGCCTACGGCACCGACGCCCTGCGCTTCACCAACCTGGCGCTGGCTTCCACCGGCCGCGACATCAAGTTCGACATGGGCCGGGTCGAGGGTTACCGCAACTTCTGCAACAAGATCTGGAACGCCGCCAACTTCGTCCTCGAGAACACCGATGGCCAGGACACCGGGATCAACGACGAATCAGTCGAGCTGTCCTCGGTGGACCGCTGGATCATCTCCGCCCTGCAGCGCACCGAAGTCGAAGTCACTCGCCAGCTCGACGCCTTCCGCTTCGACCTGGCCGCGCAAGCGCTGTACGAGTTCATCTGGGACGAGTACTGCGCCTGGTACCTGGAGCTGGTCAAGCCGGTGCTGTGGGACGAGAACGCGTCGGTCGAACGCCAGCGCGGCACCCGCCGCACCCTGATCCGCGTGCTGGAGGTGGCCATGCGTCTGGCCCACCCGTTCATGCCCTTTATCACCGAAGAAATCTGGCAGCGGATCAAGCTCCAGGCTGGCCGCTCCCAAGGTGGCGAGCGCGCTGAGACCCTCATGCTGCAAGCCTGGCCGGTAGCCAACGAGAGTCGCATCGACGCCGCCGCCGAAGGCGATATCGAGTGGGTCAAGCAGCTGATGCTCGGCCTGCGGCAGATCCGTGGCGAGATGAAAATCTCCATGGCCAAGCGCATCGACATCATCCTGCAGAACGCCAGTGACGAAGATCAACGGCGCCTGGCCGACAACCTGCCGCTGCTGAACAAGCTGGCCAAGCTGGAATCGGTCCGCGTGCTGGGCGCCTCCGAAGAGGCGCCGATGTCCGCCACCGCCCTGGTCGGCGACATGCAAGTACTGGTGCCGATGGCCGGACTGATCGACAAGGACGCCGAACTGGCGCGCCTGGACAAGGAAATCCAGCGCCTGGACGGTGAAGTCAAGCGAGTCGGCGGCAAGCTGAGCAACCAAGGTTTCGTCGCCAAGGCGCCCGCCGAGGTGCTCGACAAGGAGCGCGCCAAACTGGCCGAGGCCGAGCAGGCCCTCGGCAGGCTCGCCGAGCAGCGCGAGCGCATCGCCAGTCTGTAA